The sequence CAAACTTCAGTTAGTTCGCATTCATTCATCCTTGCCATAATTCAAACCGAAGCGGTAGGCCTTATCCAGCAGCATTTCGTAATGTTCTGGCTTTGAATCGAGTGTCTCATATAAGAATTCAACTTTGGAATTGGAGATACCGCAATAATCGGCAATGCCGACATTGAACAGATGCGTTATCATTTCATCATAATTGCGCTTTTTCATCTGCTCTTTCGAAACGCCAGCCAACCCAAGCCATAACACATGCTGATGGTGAAGGTGGTTCGCACCGTACGCAAACCCATTGTTAAAAACGCGATCAATATACCCCTTTAGCATTGCCGGGAAATGCCACCACCAAACTGGAAAAATAAATGCCAACGCATCATGCTCCTTCAACCGCCTTATTTCCGCCTCTACTTCAGGAGAAAAGCGCTGTTCCGCAACAGTCCAGTCAGGTTCATCTACTCCTTTTAAAACAGGATCAAAACCAATCCTGTGCAAATCCAGTATCTCAGACTCATGACCAGCCTCGGCAAGACCTTGTACGAAACGATCCGCCACTTTAAAGGTCAAGGAATCTTCTCTCGGATGTGAAACAACGGTTAACACGTTCATGTTTATATCGTCACGACCTTTCTCAACAGCTCATTTATAGCCATCATCAATGGCTGATGCTATTATAAACAGTAAGAAAATAATCTGGAAGTACGCACTTTGGAGTGCTATAGGAAGATACAGGTACCATAGGAACATCAAAGTACCCTGGTGCATTTCATGGAAACAGACCTTTGGCATAAAAATGATTGGTTGTTCCAAGCAAACATTGCCTTTTAACGGAGGGGTAAGGATGGCTGAACAGATGAAAAATAACGTTCAAAAGAAGTATCAAGTAGGCGTGGAAGTTGCCTTAGAAGTAATGGGAGGTAAATGGAAGCCGTTAATTATTTACCACTTGATGACAGGGCGGAAACGGACATCTGAGCTTCGCCGGTTAATCCCTGGCATTACCCAAAAAATGCTGACTACTCAGCTCAGAGGCCTAGAAAAGGACGAGATCGTTACCCGGAAAGTTTACAACGAGGTCCCTCCTAAAGTCGAATATGAGTTAACGCCCTACGGCTGGGGACTAAAACCCGCACTCGATCATTTATGCTATTGGGGAGAGGATCACTTGGAAAAGGTGTACGGAGACAAATCGAAGGTTTTGGAAGAGTTTCAGAGCTGTGTAGAGTGAATTTAGGAGTTTAAAAGATAGAAAAGTCTTCGATCGAAGGCTTTTTTTGTTTGTAGAAAATGTGAGGGTGGAGTGTAAAATGATGCCGGCTAATTCATGAGGGGAGAGTGGTGAAATAGTAAAAAAGG is a genomic window of Shouchella clausii containing:
- a CDS encoding NAD(P)H oxidoreductase, which codes for MNVLTVVSHPREDSLTFKVADRFVQGLAEAGHESEILDLHRIGFDPVLKGVDEPDWTVAEQRFSPEVEAEIRRLKEHDALAFIFPVWWWHFPAMLKGYIDRVFNNGFAYGANHLHHQHVLWLGLAGVSKEQMKKRNYDEMITHLFNVGIADYCGISNSKVEFLYETLDSKPEHYEMLLDKAYRFGLNYGKDE
- a CDS encoding winged helix-turn-helix transcriptional regulator codes for the protein MAEQMKNNVQKKYQVGVEVALEVMGGKWKPLIIYHLMTGRKRTSELRRLIPGITQKMLTTQLRGLEKDEIVTRKVYNEVPPKVEYELTPYGWGLKPALDHLCYWGEDHLEKVYGDKSKVLEEFQSCVE